A genomic stretch from Corynebacterium faecale includes:
- a CDS encoding nucleoside hydrolase: MTTKIILDCDPGHDDAVAMLLAAGNPEIDLIGITTVGGNHTLDKVTHNAQVVATIAGIEAPIYRGVTRPLVRPVEVAEDIHGDTGMEIHNYELPEPTRQVQDTHAVDFIIDTIMSHEPGTIALVPTGPLTNIALAVRKEPRIAERVKEVVLMGGGYHVGNWTAVAEFNIKIDPEAAHIVFNEAWPLTMVGLDLTHQALATPEVEAQLSALGTDVADFVVALFDAFRKNYQDAQGFDNPPVHDPCAVAYLIDPTVFTTRKAPLDVELSGGLTTGMTVADFRAPAPEDCTTQVAVDLDFDKFWGLVVDAVKRIG, from the coding sequence ATGACCACCAAAATCATCCTTGACTGCGATCCCGGCCACGATGACGCCGTAGCCATGCTGCTGGCCGCCGGTAACCCGGAGATCGACCTGATCGGCATCACCACCGTGGGCGGCAACCACACCCTGGACAAGGTCACCCACAATGCACAGGTGGTGGCCACCATCGCAGGGATCGAAGCCCCGATCTACCGCGGTGTCACCCGCCCGCTGGTCCGCCCCGTTGAGGTCGCCGAGGATATCCACGGCGATACCGGTATGGAGATCCACAACTACGAACTCCCCGAGCCCACCCGTCAGGTACAGGACACCCATGCGGTTGATTTCATCATCGACACCATCATGTCGCATGAGCCCGGCACCATTGCCCTCGTACCGACTGGCCCGCTGACCAATATCGCCCTGGCGGTGCGCAAGGAGCCACGCATTGCGGAACGCGTGAAGGAAGTGGTGCTCATGGGTGGTGGCTACCACGTGGGCAACTGGACGGCCGTGGCGGAATTCAACATCAAGATCGACCCGGAGGCCGCCCACATCGTGTTCAACGAGGCGTGGCCACTGACCATGGTGGGCCTGGATCTCACCCACCAGGCACTGGCCACTCCCGAGGTGGAGGCACAGCTTTCCGCACTGGGCACCGATGTGGCCGACTTCGTGGTCGCACTCTTTGATGCCTTCCGCAAGAACTACCAGGACGCCCAGGGCTTTGATAACCCACCGGTCCATGATCCCTGCGCCGTTGCCTACCTGATCGATCCCACCGTGTTCACCACCCGCAAGGCGCCCCTTGACGTGGAACTTAGCGGTGGCCTGACCACCGGCATGACCGTGGCTGATTTCCGTGCCCCAGCCCCAGAGGACTGCACCACGCAGGTGGCTGTGGATCTGGACTTTGACAAGTTCTGGGGTCTGGTCGTGGACGCCGTCAAGCGCATCGGCTAG